The Mailhella massiliensis DNA segment CAGCAAGATGGTCTTCTTCTTCACCGCGCCCACGCGCATCGACTTCCGCGATCTGGTGAAGGATCTGGTGCGCCAGTACCGCACGCGCATCGAGCTCAGGCAGATAGGCGTGCGCCACGAAACGCAGATGCTCGGCGCGCTCGGCAACTGCGGCATGGTGTGCTGCTGCCGCCGCTACCTGCACAAGTTTGCGCCCGTGACCATCAAAATGGCCAAGGAGCAGAACCTCTTTCTCAATCCTGCGAAAATTTCCGGCATCTGCGGCCGCCTGCTGTGCTGCCTGAGCTACGAACAGGAAAATTACGACGCCTTCCACCGCAGCTGTCCGAGGCTCGGCAAGCGCTACCAGACCACGGAAGGCCCCATGCGCGTGCTGCGCAGCAACATGTTCCGCAATTCCGTGGTGGTGCTGCCCGACGGCGGCCAGGAAACGGAAATGAGTCTCGAAGACTGGCAGGCGCTCAAGCCCAGCCGCAGCGAAGGCCCATCCTCCCCCGCCGGCAAGGAACAGAAAAGCCAGCCCGCCCCCGGCATGATGGTGTTCTCCACCGCGCCGGACACGCTGGACGACGACCTCGCCGACCTTGAGGTCGTGGACAGCCCCGCTCCGGCCCCTTCCCACGAACCCAGCATGATGAATTCCGAGGAAGCGACGCACCGCCGCAAACGCCCGCATCACCATCAGGAAAACCACGAAAGAAAAGGCCGCCCCCGGCCCGCGCGCGAACAGAAGGAGCGCCCCGCTCCCGAAGTTGCTCCCGAGCAGGACGCCGACGCCAGGTAAACAGGAGTTCTTGTGAAAAGCTACTACATCACCACGCCCATTTACTATGTCAATGCGCGTCCCCACCTCGGGCACGCGTATTCCACCATCGTGGCCGACACGCTCAAGCGCTTTCACCGTATGCTCGGGGAAAACGCCCGGATGCAGACCGGCACCGACGAGCACGGCGACAAGATCGTGAAGGCCGCCACCGCCGCGGGCGTGTCGCCCCAGGCCTTCGTGGACGACATTTCCAGCGTGTTCCGCAACCTGTGGCCCAAGCTCGGTATTGAGAACGACGGCTTCATCCGTACCACCGATCCCGCGCACAAGAAGGCCGTGCAGGTGCTGCTGCAGCGCCTTTACGACAAGGGCGACATCTACTTCGGCGAATACGGCGGCCACTACTGCTACGGCTGCGAACGCTTCTATACGGAAAAGGAACTGGAAAACGGCCTCTGCCCCCAGCATCAGACCAAGCCGGAATTCATCAGCGAGAAGAACTACTTCTTCAAGATGTCCAAGTATCAGGACGCGCTCAGGCAGTACATTCTCGATCACCCCGACTTCATCCGCCCCGAACGCTACCGCAACGAAGCCCTCGCCATGCTGGAAGGCGGCGTGCTGGAAGATCTGTGCATCTCCCGCCCCAAGTCCCGCCTCACCTGGGGTATCGAACTGCCCTTCGACAAGGACTATGTGAGCTATGTGTGGTTCGACGCTTTGGCCAACTACATCACGGCCCTCGGCTGGCCTGAAAACGAAAACGACGAATCCGGCGCGTACAAGACCTTCTGGCCCGGCGAACATCTGGTGGCCAAGGATATTCTGAAGCCCCACGGCATCTTCTGGCCCACCATGCTCATGGCCGCCGGTCTTCCGCTCTACAGGCACCTCAACGTGCACGGCTACTGGCTGGTGAAGGACACCAAGATGTCCAAGTCTCTGGGCAACGTGGTGGACCCGCTCAAGGCCGCCGAGCACTTCGGACTGGATGCCTTCCGCTATTTCCTGCTGCGTGAGATGAACTTCGGTTCCGACGCCTCCTACTCCCCGGAAGCCATCATCACCCGCGTCAATGCCGACCTCGCCAACGACCTCGGCAACCTGTTCAGCCGCGTGCTTTCCATGAACGCCAAATACTTCGGCGGCAGGATTCCGGCCCTCGGCGAACAGCTGGAGGCCGACGACGTGCTTTCCGAAGCCACGGACAACGGCGCGGCAAACTATGTGCAGCTCTTCGGGGAACTGCGCTTCTCCCAGGCGCTCGACGCGCTCTGGACGCCCATCCGCGCCATGAACAAGTATGTGGACGAACAGGCCCCCTGGACGCTGGCCAAGAACGGCGAAACCGAACGCCTCGGCACCGTCATCCGCACGCTTCTGGAAAACATGTACAAGGTGGCCTATCTGCTCTGGCCCGTCATGCCCGGCGCTTCCGCCGCCATGCAGGCCCAGCTCGGCCGTCCGCAGCCGCCCCTTTCCGAAGACGCTCTGAACGATGTTTTGCGCTACCGCATGCACCTGCGTACCGGCATGGAAATCGCCGCTTCCTCCAACCTCTTCCCCCGCCTGGAAATGGAAAAGGAAGAAGCGCCCGCCAAGCCAAAGAAGGAAAAGAAGACCGCTCCCAGGGAAGCCCCTGCCAAACCTGCGGAAGAAGCCAAGGCTCCCATTGAATTCGCGGACTTCCAGAAGCTCGATCTGCGCGTGGGTCACATCCTTTCCGCAAAGCAGCACCCCAATGCGGACAAGCTGCTCTGCTTCGAGGTGGACCTCGGCGAAGAAAAGCCCCGGCAGATCGTTTCCGGCATCGCCGCCCACTTCAAGCCGGAAGACCTGGTGGGAAGCCGTGTCGTGGTGGTGGCCAATCTCCCGCCCCGCAAGCTGCGCGGCGTGGAATCCCAGGGCATGATTCTCACCGCCGAATTTGAAGGCAAACTCGCGCTGCTCTCGGCCGAGGCTCCCGCCGGAGCCTCCATCGCGTAGGATAAGGCCGCACGGGCATGAAAAAAGCGCCGCTTCTTCGGAGGCGGCGCTTTTTTCTCCTGCATCTCCGGCGGCGTTTGCGCCGTACCCCGCCCACACCGCTTTTTGCGGCAGATGCGCGTTATGCCCTCTCCGTATGCCCTTCTGCGGCAGAAAGGGCCGTACAACCGCCGAAAACGCCTTCTCCGCCCCGTTTTTCTCCTTTCCCTTCCCTTTTATCAGGGAAAGCCCTCATTTTCGCCTGAGCGCCTTTCCGTCGTTTTTTCTGTCCGGGAGTATTCTGGAAAAAAGAAGAAAAAAGCCTCTTCCTTCCGCCGTGCGGAAAGAAAAGGCCGCCTGATAAAAAAGGCGGAAGGCCGCGGCCCTCCGCCCGTAACGCTCATGCTTCAGATTACACCTTCATGTAGGCGAATCCCGAATTCTGAAGCTGCACCAGATCCAGCGTTGCAGAAGGAACCACTTCCACAAACGACCAGATCATGCTCTTGTCCAGCTTATAGGAATCCATGGCGCACTGGCCCACATGGATTTTCAGGCCGTTGGCCACGGCTTCCTGAGCCTTGGCCAGAAGTTCGGTATTTTCCTTGACGAGCTGCTGCACGGCAGGCCCGTTGACCACCATGATGAGCTTGAAGGTCTCCACCTCGCTCAGGGCCGTGAAACCGGCCTTGGCGGCGATATCCACGGCGGAAATCTTGTGCCGCTTGAGCATGGCTTCCTTCTTGTAGTTGGCAGCCTGGCTGAAGGCCAGCTTGAAGATTTCGGCGTTATTGGCGTTTACATGGATGACCAGATCGTATTTCATGATATTCTCCTTGAACCCGGGATATGTCCGCTCCTGCGCGTGCGCTTCCAGCGCCGTCGAAAAGCGGAACACCGACCCTCCAGAACGAAGGGCGCATGTGAAAAGAATCTCATTACTGTCTTCTTCTGTCAATTCCTTTTTTCGGGTCCCCGCTCTGCGGAAAAAGCCCTCCGCAGGCTTTCGTGCCGGGGCCTGTTCCTCATAACGGCACGCTTTAATACAAAAATGTATCAAAATTCAGACTTGACAAATCCCCTTGCTCGGGAGCAACGTGCATTCCCTACCCCGTGACAAGGAATTGCGGTTCCTCAGGCAACGGGATAAGAGCGGAGCAGATGAAAACTCCACTCGCACGGACACGAGGGCGAAGACACGCCGCACGCAAAGAACATGCCGACTTCCCGCCGCGCGGCAGCAACATTGAGGGAAGGGTTGTTCTCCGGCGTTCCGCTCTCAGGTAGAAGCGGCCCCGCAAAGCGGGAGCCCGCCGCCCCGGAAGGGGTATTCTTCACCCGCCCGATCGCGAAAAACGCCCTTATGGAGAGGGCATGGAGGGCCGGCTCAGGCCGGATCTGTTATGTTTGGCACCCTTTATTTCTTCGGCTGCTGCGCGCTGCTCGTAGCCGGCTATGCGCTGTACGGCGCTTTTGTTGAACGTGTTTTCGGAGCTGACGGCTCCCGCGAAACTCCCGTCATGACCAGAAGGGACGGCGTGGACTTCGAACCCATGCCCCTCTGGAAGCTCTATATGAGCCAGATGATCAACATCGCCGGGCTCGGCCCCGTGCTGGGCACCATTCTCGGTGCTCTCTACGGCCCCGTGGCCCTGCTGTGGGTGGTGCTCGGCTCCATTTTTGCCGGTGCGGTGCACGACTACGTCGCCGGTATGATTTCCATCCGTGAAGACGGCATAAGCTACCCCGAGATCATAGGCCGCAACCTCGGCCGGGGCATGCGTGTGTTCATGGAATGCTTCACCATTCTCTTCATGATCATGGTGGGGGCCACCTTCGTGCTGGCTCCGGCCGCGCTGCTTGCCAGCCTCTTCCCCCATTTCCTTACGAATCTGTTCCCCTC contains these protein-coding regions:
- a CDS encoding PSP1 domain-containing protein; its protein translation is MKQTIGIRFSRYGQVLACLYDAEGDAPLTVGESAMVMTERGLNCGQVVWQRPWQEELEQALKAANAAVQNMNGNTETEEGGEENAQTPMPSARRATEEEKLAAQDNALLSREAYQFCRRCIAERRLDMKLVDVEILFDRSKMVFFFTAPTRIDFRDLVKDLVRQYRTRIELRQIGVRHETQMLGALGNCGMVCCCRRYLHKFAPVTIKMAKEQNLFLNPAKISGICGRLLCCLSYEQENYDAFHRSCPRLGKRYQTTEGPMRVLRSNMFRNSVVVLPDGGQETEMSLEDWQALKPSRSEGPSSPAGKEQKSQPAPGMMVFSTAPDTLDDDLADLEVVDSPAPAPSHEPSMMNSEEATHRRKRPHHHQENHERKGRPRPAREQKERPAPEVAPEQDADAR
- the metG gene encoding methionine--tRNA ligase translates to MKSYYITTPIYYVNARPHLGHAYSTIVADTLKRFHRMLGENARMQTGTDEHGDKIVKAATAAGVSPQAFVDDISSVFRNLWPKLGIENDGFIRTTDPAHKKAVQVLLQRLYDKGDIYFGEYGGHYCYGCERFYTEKELENGLCPQHQTKPEFISEKNYFFKMSKYQDALRQYILDHPDFIRPERYRNEALAMLEGGVLEDLCISRPKSRLTWGIELPFDKDYVSYVWFDALANYITALGWPENENDESGAYKTFWPGEHLVAKDILKPHGIFWPTMLMAAGLPLYRHLNVHGYWLVKDTKMSKSLGNVVDPLKAAEHFGLDAFRYFLLREMNFGSDASYSPEAIITRVNADLANDLGNLFSRVLSMNAKYFGGRIPALGEQLEADDVLSEATDNGAANYVQLFGELRFSQALDALWTPIRAMNKYVDEQAPWTLAKNGETERLGTVIRTLLENMYKVAYLLWPVMPGASAAMQAQLGRPQPPLSEDALNDVLRYRMHLRTGMEIAASSNLFPRLEMEKEEAPAKPKKEKKTAPREAPAKPAEEAKAPIEFADFQKLDLRVGHILSAKQHPNADKLLCFEVDLGEEKPRQIVSGIAAHFKPEDLVGSRVVVVANLPPRKLRGVESQGMILTAEFEGKLALLSAEAPAGASIA
- a CDS encoding DsrE family protein translates to MKYDLVIHVNANNAEIFKLAFSQAANYKKEAMLKRHKISAVDIAAKAGFTALSEVETFKLIMVVNGPAVQQLVKENTELLAKAQEAVANGLKIHVGQCAMDSYKLDKSMIWSFVEVVPSATLDLVQLQNSGFAYMKV